One genomic segment of Sanyastnella coralliicola includes these proteins:
- a CDS encoding maltokinase N-terminal cap-like domain-containing protein: protein MIWDKLEKSDQGLQQLINKEICDYVLQCRWYGGKSSRHKTFTADHLLPLDVEGERFYFLLLEILYDKGFIHNYLLPIGLVDKKDVEDERAVICDFPGTKKVLVDGIYIDTFRKGLFEMMSKQKRIPAGNGSHIAIERGNALRQYSKPEDFTTKVLNAEQSNTTIVYNDTFYLKLYRRLFRDKNPDIEMIQFLSENSSFRNVPAFAASIMWSRPGVYDISFGMMQLKVENQGDAWPWMLHQMKETFDAFHANGMKVGDLPDVKPFVRVEEEELPRKLNKILPEQLIQGVIKMAQRTAEMHINLSGDPINRRFRKSTYNSDYSVWLKNRLIYQFEARYGLLEDNFDKLTPYGQELAKYFQSKKTDLRNHVFAFDEDRLSSQRIRIHGDYHLGQVLVSDDDFVILDFEGEPESTIHDRCVKQSPLKDVAGMFRSFHYAIYSTIFEFDLETEKRNALFDTGERIYHWITNLFLTYYLEVVYDSRLNLGYKGEVEYLLKYHLLEKAVYELGYELNARPAWAIIPLRGIFTQMNLDD from the coding sequence ATGATTTGGGATAAGCTAGAAAAGAGTGATCAAGGGTTACAGCAGCTCATCAATAAAGAGATCTGTGACTATGTACTTCAATGCCGTTGGTATGGAGGAAAATCTAGTAGGCACAAGACCTTCACTGCTGATCACTTATTGCCTTTGGACGTAGAAGGCGAGCGCTTCTATTTTCTACTGCTTGAAATCCTCTACGACAAAGGATTCATCCATAACTACCTGCTTCCTATTGGCTTAGTTGATAAGAAGGATGTTGAGGATGAACGTGCTGTCATCTGCGATTTCCCAGGAACCAAAAAGGTACTCGTAGACGGAATTTATATTGACACTTTCCGAAAAGGACTATTCGAGATGATGTCGAAGCAAAAACGTATTCCAGCAGGAAATGGCAGTCATATTGCCATTGAACGAGGGAATGCGCTTCGTCAATACTCAAAGCCAGAAGACTTCACCACTAAAGTCTTAAATGCTGAGCAGAGCAATACGACCATCGTTTACAATGACACCTTCTACCTGAAGTTGTACCGTCGTTTGTTCCGTGATAAGAACCCTGATATCGAGATGATTCAGTTTTTATCCGAGAACTCATCATTCCGAAATGTTCCCGCGTTTGCCGCGAGCATAATGTGGAGTAGACCCGGTGTGTATGACATCTCGTTCGGGATGATGCAACTCAAGGTAGAAAATCAAGGTGATGCATGGCCATGGATGCTTCACCAAATGAAGGAGACTTTTGATGCGTTCCATGCTAATGGAATGAAGGTGGGAGACTTACCAGACGTCAAGCCATTTGTGCGTGTAGAAGAAGAGGAGTTGCCAAGGAAGCTGAATAAGATTTTGCCTGAACAGTTGATTCAAGGAGTGATCAAGATGGCACAGCGAACTGCTGAAATGCACATTAATCTCTCCGGAGATCCGATCAATCGACGTTTCCGAAAGAGCACATACAACAGCGACTATTCGGTGTGGCTGAAGAACCGTTTGATCTATCAATTCGAAGCGAGATACGGACTCCTCGAAGATAACTTTGACAAGCTTACGCCATACGGTCAAGAGCTTGCCAAGTATTTCCAATCAAAGAAAACGGATCTTCGAAACCATGTGTTTGCTTTTGATGAGGATCGTTTGAGCAGCCAACGCATCCGAATCCATGGAGACTACCACTTGGGCCAGGTGTTGGTATCAGACGATGACTTTGTTATTCTTGATTTTGAAGGTGAACCAGAGAGTACTATTCACGATCGATGCGTAAAGCAGAGTCCGTTGAAAGACGTCGCTGGAATGTTCCGTTCATTCCACTATGCGATCTATTCGACGATTTTCGAATTTGATCTCGAGACGGAAAAGAGAAACGCACTTTTTGATACCGGTGAACGAATCTACCACTGGATCACGAATCTATTCTTGACATACTACCTAGAGGTGGTGTACGATAGCCGCTTGAATCTTGGATACAAGGGTGAAGTAGAATACCTCTTGAAATATCACCTCCTCGAAAAAGCCGTTTATGAACTCGGTTATGAATTGAATGCTCGTCCGGCTTGGGCGATTATTCCGCTTCGAGGAATCTTCACTCAAATGAACCTTGATGACTGA
- the glgB gene encoding 1,4-alpha-glucan branching protein GlgB, whose protein sequence is MTEQSMTIVHSLLTEFDIELFRAGKHFRLYEKLGSHPLTLDGVEGTYFAVWAPGATKVSVIGDFNAWNNEANPLNVRWDSSGIWEGFIPGAAHGQRYKYAISSDHGKGYFEKGDPYARLWENPPNTASIIWDQEYEWKDASWMKERHQHNSLESPMTVYEMHAGSWRWNADEDRPLTWREMAEQLPPYIKELGFTHVEFMPVMEYPFDPSWGYQLVGYFAPTSRFGSPEDFKFLVDTLHKEGIGVILDWVPSHFPSDDHGLALFDGSAVYEHPDPRKGYHPDWKSMIFNYGRAEVRSFLISNALFWLDQFHADGLRVDAVASMLYLDYSREDGEWIPNEYGGRENLDAIQFMKDLNVAVYGNYPDVQTIAEESTAFPGVTRPVDQGGLGFGLKWMMGWMHDSLEYFSRDPIHRTHHHNEISQSLTYAFSENYMLPISHDEVVYGKKSMLDKMPGDSWQKRANLRVFWALMYGHPGSKLVFMGSEFGQWEEWNFGKSLDWHLTEYDDHKGIQRTLSRLNEIYRSNAALYGKAYDPEGYEWIDWNDNENSVISFIRTDKQGKAVVVVASLTPVVRERYRLGVPSNSTLKLLLNTDDKEFGGSGYEVAETFQSEETGWHGRPHSVLIDLPPLACLFFELEMNEE, encoded by the coding sequence ATGACTGAGCAATCAATGACTATTGTCCACAGCCTTCTGACTGAGTTTGATATCGAGCTCTTCCGAGCAGGAAAGCACTTTCGACTCTATGAAAAACTGGGGTCTCACCCCTTGACATTAGACGGCGTAGAAGGAACCTACTTCGCCGTTTGGGCTCCGGGAGCAACGAAAGTGAGTGTTATCGGAGACTTTAACGCTTGGAACAACGAAGCAAACCCTTTGAATGTGCGATGGGACAGCTCAGGAATCTGGGAAGGTTTCATCCCTGGCGCTGCCCATGGTCAGCGCTACAAGTATGCGATCAGTTCTGACCATGGGAAAGGATACTTTGAGAAGGGTGATCCTTACGCCCGCCTTTGGGAAAATCCTCCAAATACAGCTTCGATCATTTGGGATCAAGAGTATGAGTGGAAAGATGCTTCTTGGATGAAAGAGCGTCATCAGCATAACAGCCTGGAGAGCCCGATGACTGTTTATGAAATGCATGCAGGCAGCTGGCGCTGGAATGCTGATGAAGATCGACCGTTGACTTGGCGAGAGATGGCTGAACAGCTACCTCCCTACATTAAGGAATTAGGTTTCACTCACGTGGAATTTATGCCTGTGATGGAGTATCCTTTTGATCCAAGTTGGGGTTATCAACTGGTTGGATACTTTGCACCTACATCGCGCTTTGGTTCTCCAGAAGATTTCAAATTCCTCGTAGATACCCTGCACAAAGAAGGTATCGGAGTTATCCTTGATTGGGTGCCTTCGCATTTCCCTTCAGATGATCATGGATTGGCTTTGTTTGATGGTTCTGCAGTGTATGAACACCCTGATCCGCGCAAAGGCTATCACCCCGATTGGAAGAGTATGATCTTCAATTACGGAAGGGCAGAGGTGAGATCTTTCTTGATCAGCAATGCCTTGTTTTGGCTCGATCAATTCCATGCGGATGGGCTTCGTGTTGATGCCGTAGCAAGTATGCTCTACCTCGATTACTCTCGTGAAGATGGTGAGTGGATTCCAAATGAATACGGAGGGAGAGAGAACTTGGATGCCATCCAGTTCATGAAAGACTTGAATGTTGCCGTTTATGGCAATTATCCTGATGTACAGACCATTGCAGAAGAGTCGACGGCTTTTCCAGGTGTAACTCGTCCTGTAGACCAGGGCGGACTTGGGTTTGGATTGAAATGGATGATGGGTTGGATGCATGATAGCTTGGAGTATTTCTCCAGAGATCCTATTCATAGGACACATCACCACAACGAGATCAGCCAAAGCTTAACCTATGCCTTCAGCGAGAATTACATGCTCCCAATCAGTCATGATGAGGTGGTTTACGGTAAGAAGAGCATGCTCGACAAAATGCCAGGAGATTCATGGCAAAAGCGCGCAAACCTCCGCGTTTTCTGGGCCTTGATGTATGGTCATCCTGGTAGCAAGTTGGTCTTCATGGGCAGTGAATTTGGGCAATGGGAAGAATGGAATTTCGGGAAGAGTCTTGATTGGCACCTGACCGAATATGACGATCACAAAGGAATTCAGCGTACGCTAAGCCGATTGAATGAAATCTATCGATCAAACGCTGCGCTGTACGGAAAAGCATATGATCCTGAGGGGTACGAGTGGATAGATTGGAACGACAATGAAAACTCCGTGATATCCTTTATCAGAACCGATAAGCAAGGAAAGGCTGTTGTCGTTGTTGCAAGCTTAACTCCGGTAGTAAGGGAACGTTACCGTCTGGGGGTTCCTTCGAATAGCACCTTAAAGCTTCTATTGAATACAGACGACAAAGAGTTTGGAGGAAGCGGTTATGAAGTGGCCGAAACTTTCCAAAGTGAAGAGACAGGTTGGCATGGAAGACCACACAGTGTGTTGATCGATCTTCCGCCGTTGGCGTGTCTATTTTTTGAATTAGAAATGAACGAAGAATAA
- a CDS encoding glycoside hydrolase family 31 protein, whose product MNAEEFYAPVRPKEQKEFFPGDITSVNRDGSSILIQSNNGVQLKITVETDYIIRCRYATDGFFQPDFSYATYKGFEGGYTLLEVEEMEDCWQIRTSAVKICAKKRNMKLIFSDAKAGKEINRDEKGFHWEEHPSYGGNIVMMSKVVQQGEHYYGLGDKAMQMNLRGKRVKNWGTDEYGYGKERDPLYKNIPFYTAIHNGLSYGIFFDNSFKSFFDFASERQSTCSFWSHGGEMNYYFIYGPKPLEVVERYANLTGKPELPPLWALGFHQCKWSYYPESTVREICSGFRERQIPCDAIYLDIDYMDGYRCFTWDPERFPEPTKMVSELLEDGFKTVAIIDPGIKIDPEYEVFREGFENGYFCKRADGDMMKGKVWPGECYFVDFTNPKARDWWAGLFKGLIAENGIRGIWNDMNEPAIFDVESKTFPPDVRHDYDGHPCSHRKAHNVYGMQMARATFHGVKENGRPNRPFVITRSMYSGAQRYSATWTGDNIATWEHLWLANIQCQRLAISGQSLVGSDIGGFTEHPGSELFARWIQLGVFHPMMRVHSSGDHGEQEPWSFSDETTDISRKFIELRYELLPYLYTTFWQNTRSGIPMLRPLAFLDASDQNALHRNEEFLYGDHILACPIVEPGATHRFMYLPEGRWYQYFHNTVHKGGREIQVQAPLDEMPIFVRAGAIIPMYPVMQYVGEKPVETLRLRTYFDTSKTRSELYEDAGDGYEYKKGKMNVKTFTQNSSPERLTIHQHVSGKFKTTYQEYQLELIGLPFEPKTLKIDDYEVAAKFEKQADGSYHVIVGHEFASIKISG is encoded by the coding sequence ATGAATGCTGAGGAATTTTACGCGCCCGTAAGGCCGAAAGAACAGAAAGAATTTTTTCCTGGAGACATTACCTCAGTGAATCGAGATGGTTCTTCCATCTTGATCCAAAGTAATAATGGAGTACAACTAAAAATCACCGTTGAGACTGATTATATCATTCGTTGCCGTTACGCAACAGATGGCTTCTTTCAACCTGATTTTTCATACGCTACCTACAAAGGTTTTGAAGGAGGATATACGCTCCTTGAGGTTGAGGAAATGGAAGATTGCTGGCAAATTAGAACGTCGGCAGTCAAGATTTGTGCTAAGAAGCGCAACATGAAACTCATTTTCTCAGACGCGAAAGCGGGTAAAGAAATTAACCGTGACGAAAAGGGATTCCATTGGGAAGAACACCCGAGTTACGGAGGGAATATCGTGATGATGAGCAAGGTGGTGCAGCAAGGTGAGCACTACTACGGGCTAGGAGACAAAGCCATGCAAATGAACTTGCGTGGTAAGCGAGTGAAGAACTGGGGAACGGATGAATACGGATATGGAAAAGAACGTGACCCGCTCTACAAGAACATTCCGTTTTATACTGCCATCCACAACGGACTGTCTTACGGGATCTTCTTTGATAACTCCTTCAAGTCATTCTTTGATTTTGCTAGTGAACGTCAAAGCACGTGTAGCTTTTGGTCTCATGGTGGAGAAATGAATTACTACTTCATCTATGGGCCTAAGCCACTAGAAGTTGTAGAACGCTACGCGAATTTGACAGGGAAACCTGAGCTCCCACCATTGTGGGCGCTCGGCTTCCATCAGTGTAAATGGAGTTACTATCCAGAGTCCACAGTACGCGAAATCTGTTCAGGATTCCGTGAGCGACAGATTCCATGTGATGCAATTTACCTCGACATCGACTATATGGATGGTTACCGCTGTTTTACTTGGGACCCAGAGCGTTTTCCGGAACCAACCAAAATGGTTAGTGAACTCTTAGAAGACGGGTTCAAAACAGTAGCCATCATTGATCCAGGAATCAAGATTGATCCGGAATATGAAGTGTTCCGAGAAGGGTTTGAGAATGGATACTTCTGCAAACGCGCAGATGGGGATATGATGAAAGGAAAAGTGTGGCCAGGAGAATGCTACTTCGTTGACTTCACTAATCCTAAGGCACGCGACTGGTGGGCAGGACTCTTCAAGGGGCTGATTGCCGAGAACGGAATTCGTGGGATTTGGAACGACATGAACGAACCGGCCATTTTCGATGTAGAAAGCAAGACATTCCCACCAGATGTGCGACATGACTACGATGGTCATCCTTGTAGTCACCGTAAAGCACACAACGTTTATGGAATGCAAATGGCTCGAGCTACCTTCCATGGTGTGAAGGAAAATGGTCGTCCTAACAGACCGTTTGTGATCACACGTTCTATGTACAGCGGTGCACAGCGCTATTCTGCAACATGGACTGGAGATAACATCGCCACTTGGGAACACCTTTGGTTAGCAAATATCCAATGCCAACGATTAGCGATTAGTGGTCAGTCTTTGGTGGGATCTGATATTGGTGGATTTACCGAGCATCCGGGCAGTGAGCTCTTTGCGCGTTGGATCCAACTGGGAGTATTCCACCCGATGATGCGTGTGCATAGTTCTGGTGACCACGGGGAGCAAGAACCATGGTCATTTAGTGATGAGACTACGGATATCTCACGCAAGTTTATTGAACTGCGTTACGAGCTCTTACCGTACTTGTACACTACATTCTGGCAGAATACGCGCTCAGGAATTCCAATGCTTCGTCCATTAGCTTTCTTGGATGCTAGTGATCAGAACGCGTTACATCGAAATGAAGAATTCCTCTATGGTGATCACATTTTGGCTTGTCCGATCGTGGAACCAGGAGCAACCCATCGTTTTATGTACTTGCCGGAAGGTAGATGGTATCAGTACTTCCACAATACAGTGCATAAAGGAGGTCGTGAGATCCAAGTGCAAGCCCCGCTTGATGAAATGCCAATCTTCGTGCGCGCAGGAGCGATTATTCCGATGTATCCGGTGATGCAGTATGTAGGCGAAAAGCCGGTGGAGACGCTTCGCTTACGCACCTACTTTGATACTTCGAAAACGCGCAGCGAACTCTACGAAGATGCTGGCGATGGATATGAGTACAAGAAGGGCAAGATGAACGTGAAGACCTTCACTCAGAACAGCTCACCGGAGCGTCTGACGATTCATCAGCACGTTTCAGGAAAATTCAAGACAACATACCAGGAGTATCAATTAGAGCTCATTGGACTTCCATTTGAACCGAAGACTTTGAAGATCGATGATTACGAAGTGGCTGCGAAGTTTGAGAAGCAAGCAGACGGCAGCTACCACGTGATTGTTGGACATGAATTTGCATCGATCAAGATCTCAGGATAA
- a CDS encoding carbohydrate kinase family protein, whose protein sequence is MEQQKQYKIAVIGPTPRDHITTHRGEVIEKYGCITHPTIGLAQLLQGKGTVYPVTHIRKVDMAPVQELFAPYPAIDVSGVSDEEDSGDVISLRFLDQNLRVEKQTAFMNPITPKDMAPYLDCDAFVFVPITDHEITLDTLKYLKEHSQGTIIFDAHGPTHTMTIGGDRHKKFWVERDLWIPYIDVLKMNLEESWCTWYKHEYDESELTDVLDDLDQKHLAPMADYVLDRGPKSVIVTTDSSGCKVFTKEHGQLKEDFVPSIYMENVVDTTGCGDSFAGGLAYGLKDGGDNFIMAAMYANALGAQRTQGPTFEVFKSLDETEQMIRGAYPDFK, encoded by the coding sequence ATGGAACAACAAAAGCAATACAAAATCGCCGTTATCGGTCCCACACCTCGAGATCACATCACCACACACCGTGGCGAAGTGATTGAGAAGTATGGTTGTATTACGCACCCCACCATTGGGCTTGCACAGTTGCTTCAAGGGAAAGGAACAGTCTATCCAGTAACACATATCCGTAAGGTAGATATGGCCCCAGTGCAAGAGCTTTTTGCGCCCTACCCTGCCATTGATGTTTCTGGAGTCTCAGATGAAGAAGATAGCGGAGACGTGATCTCCCTGCGCTTTTTAGATCAGAACTTGAGAGTGGAGAAACAAACAGCTTTCATGAATCCAATTACGCCCAAAGACATGGCTCCGTACCTAGATTGCGACGCCTTCGTGTTTGTGCCTATTACAGATCATGAAATCACCTTGGATACACTCAAATACCTGAAAGAGCACAGTCAAGGAACAATCATTTTTGATGCTCACGGACCAACACACACCATGACCATTGGGGGTGACCGACACAAAAAGTTCTGGGTAGAACGAGACCTATGGATTCCCTACATCGATGTGCTAAAAATGAACCTTGAAGAGTCTTGGTGCACTTGGTACAAACATGAGTACGATGAAAGCGAACTCACTGACGTTCTGGATGATCTAGATCAAAAGCACCTCGCCCCTATGGCTGACTACGTGCTCGATCGAGGACCAAAATCAGTCATCGTTACCACGGACTCAAGCGGCTGTAAGGTTTTTACTAAGGAACACGGCCAACTCAAAGAAGACTTTGTCCCTTCCATTTACATGGAAAACGTCGTTGATACGACAGGTTGCGGAGACTCTTTTGCCGGAGGTCTTGCATATGGACTGAAGGACGGAGGAGACAATTTCATCATGGCAGCTATGTACGCCAACGCATTGGGTGCCCAGCGTACACAAGGACCAACATTCGAGGTCTTCAAATCGCTCGACGAAACAGAGCAAATGATCAGAGGAGCATATCCCGATTTCAAATAA
- a CDS encoding helix-turn-helix domain-containing protein, which translates to MILRRREELNLTQKELADKAGVNVSTVHRIESITSVTSSTLGNLQKVLTALGLCLKMEECDE; encoded by the coding sequence ATGATTTTGAGGAGGAGAGAGGAATTGAACCTTACTCAAAAAGAGCTTGCGGATAAGGCCGGAGTCAATGTTTCTACGGTTCACAGAATCGAGAGCATTACTTCCGTGACTAGTTCAACGCTTGGCAACCTGCAAAAGGTGCTTACCGCATTAGGGCTGTGCTTGAAGATGGAGGAGTGTGATGAGTAA
- a CDS encoding patatin-like phospholipase family protein, which yields MKALFLPGGGTKIAGILGAAECVVKRHKFKPDVVAGLSAGAILTPVVALDRFEKAKEVIFDLKVKDFFECPPVKDNGKMTATAVYRGLRGKHSLGIMGSAFEKTLAKVIDWKTWEFDIATSGVEAFCQTVNASDGTAVLHSLNRMSDFRAIKAILSSASIPVFAEGADGEDFSFWTSGLHLDGGLRNHTPSTRVLESFDQPYSEVVSIYSRPVSFINAIDHTWEPGNVLDIAERSLEILMMEVSKRDAEREREICEKKRIPLTQIFLDLPQNGFYDTDNLGRSYQDGFKQAEEAMSRRKEGAV from the coding sequence ATGAAAGCTCTATTCCTACCAGGAGGAGGCACAAAGATTGCCGGAATCCTAGGCGCAGCTGAATGCGTTGTTAAGCGCCACAAATTCAAACCAGATGTAGTCGCTGGATTATCTGCAGGAGCGATTCTTACCCCAGTTGTAGCGCTTGATCGATTCGAGAAAGCGAAGGAGGTGATTTTCGACCTGAAGGTTAAAGACTTCTTTGAGTGTCCACCAGTGAAGGACAATGGGAAGATGACTGCTACTGCGGTTTATAGAGGGCTGCGAGGGAAACACTCGCTGGGTATAATGGGCTCAGCCTTTGAGAAGACCCTTGCGAAGGTCATTGATTGGAAGACCTGGGAGTTTGACATTGCTACTTCAGGTGTTGAGGCTTTTTGTCAAACCGTCAACGCATCAGACGGAACAGCTGTTCTACACTCATTGAACAGAATGTCGGATTTTCGAGCAATCAAAGCCATTCTATCCAGCGCTTCTATCCCGGTCTTTGCTGAAGGCGCAGACGGTGAGGATTTTAGTTTTTGGACGAGTGGTCTTCACCTAGATGGGGGGCTAAGGAATCACACACCATCAACAAGAGTTCTCGAAAGCTTCGACCAGCCATACTCAGAGGTAGTCAGTATTTACAGTAGACCGGTGTCTTTCATTAATGCCATAGATCATACATGGGAACCAGGTAATGTTTTGGATATAGCAGAGCGCTCCTTGGAGATTCTAATGATGGAAGTCTCTAAGAGAGACGCAGAACGTGAACGCGAAATCTGCGAGAAAAAGCGTATTCCACTCACTCAAATATTCCTAGACCTACCTCAGAATGGATTCTACGACACCGATAATCTAGGCCGCTCTTATCAAGACGGATTCAAACAGGCTGAGGAAGCTATGTCTAGAAGAAAGGAGGGCGCGGTATGA
- a CDS encoding DUF4494 domain-containing protein, whose amino-acid sequence MNKTWFICKVKFLRNTDGADSQVTEQFLLDAYKYTEAETRMSKIMEASGQTPFEIKQITKTNYAEVIHYDDADYWFKVKVSFVSFDEASGKEKGVNQFFLMCAADIEDATKKTHDLLKSTISGYVIPSVTYTKIVDVFPLDMEVGAGNGAM is encoded by the coding sequence ATGAATAAAACCTGGTTCATTTGTAAAGTCAAGTTCCTACGTAATACAGACGGGGCAGACTCTCAGGTAACCGAGCAGTTTTTGCTTGATGCCTACAAATATACTGAAGCTGAGACAAGAATGTCGAAGATTATGGAGGCTTCAGGACAAACACCATTCGAGATTAAGCAGATCACGAAAACCAACTATGCTGAAGTCATTCACTATGATGATGCAGACTACTGGTTCAAAGTGAAGGTGTCATTTGTTTCATTCGATGAAGCCTCAGGAAAGGAGAAAGGAGTAAATCAATTCTTCCTTATGTGCGCTGCGGATATCGAAGACGCGACAAAGAAAACCCACGACTTATTGAAGTCAACTATCTCAGGCTATGTGATCCCTTCGGTGACCTACACCAAGATTGTCGATGTATTTCCGCTGGATATGGAGGTTGGCGCTGGTAACGGAGCCATGTGA